The following are encoded together in the Brassica napus cultivar Da-Ae chromosome A9, Da-Ae, whole genome shotgun sequence genome:
- the LOC106454844 gene encoding BTB/POZ domain-containing protein At3g50840-like isoform X1 codes for MNLKMLIFLCFFECRFCTTGLSSDMEIEVDDMTYHLNKFLLMSKSRKLHQLITEQGQSDEKKKKRHEEDGDGYTLHIKLENFPGGPEIFEMVVKVCYGVKVNLSASTAVLLRCAAEELEMTEEYSPDNLILKTENFLSHSVLSNTQETIAALKACEPVTSLAESIGITKQCIDSIVSIASSSADPSLFGWPMNNSTKQHSKVLSEDLLELSFPIFKRVVQAMKAKDLSDNIVEISLIRYAKKHIPLITSRSSSSSTIASENQQRELLETIISYLPVHNSSATSTTRSLFGLLRSAIILNTSEKCRTVLEKKIGSHLEKATLDDLLIPSYSYLNETLYDIDLVERLIRHFLQNDAVSFLSSPSLTVVGKLIDGALCEIASDANLKPERFYSLAVSLPDEARLYDDGLYRAIDIYLKSHPRILEAEREKICSVMDFQKLTIEGCTHAAQNERLPLRAVVKVLFLEQLQLRTLVTAVTEQDGGETAGEAKVDFGVWEKVVKENEVLRLDMDAMRTRLYHLESEYLNLKEVIAKIDKERLYVANARPRKWSISNKFGCKFKTQVCDSHEAKMVDGRCQRR; via the exons ATGAACTTAAAAATGCTCATCTTCTTGTGTTTTTTTGAGTGCAGGTTTTGTACCACTGGCTTATCTAGTGACATGGAAATAGAAGTGGATGATATGACATATCATCTCAATAAG TTCCTTCTAATGTCTAAAAGCAGAAAACTTCACCAGCTCATTACAGAGCAAGGACAGAgtgatgagaagaagaagaaacgccatgaagaagatggagacgGTTATACCCTTCACATAAAGCTTGAGAATTTCCCCGGAGGTCCAGAGATTTTCGAGATGGTTGTAAAGGTATGCTACGGCGTCAAAGTCAACCTCTCTGCTTCCACAGCCGTTCTACTCCGCTGCGCCGCCGAGGAGCTAGAAATGACGGAAGAGTACTCACCGGACAATCTAATTCTGAAGACGGAGAACTTTCTTTCACACTCTGTCTTGAGTAACACACAAGAAACCATTGCAGCCCTAAAAGCGTGCGAACCAGTCACTTCTCTAGCGGAATCAATCGGTATAACGAAACAGTGCATAGACTCCATCGTctccatagcttcttcatcagcCGATCCTTCGCTGTTCGGCTGGCCAATGAACAACTCGACGAAACAACATAGCAAGGTTTTGTCCGAAGATCTGTTGGAACTGAGCTTCCCGATCTTCAAACGTGTAGTACAAGCAATGAAAGCCAAAGATCTGAGTGACAACATAGTAGAGATCTCTCTGATTCGCTACGCCAAGAAACACATTCCGTTAATCACGTCAaggtcatcatcttcatcaaccaTAGCGTCAGAGAACCAACAGAGAGAGTTACTGGAGACGATCATCTCTTATCTTCCGGTACATAACTCCTCCGCAACCTCAACGACTAGGTCTCTCTTCGGCCTTTTACGATCAGCCATCATCCTCAACACCTCCGAGAAATGCCGCACCGTTCTTGAGAAGAAGATCGGTTCGCATTTGGAGAAAGCGACGCTTGACGATCTGCTCATCCCAAGTTACTCGTACCTCAACGAAACGTTATACGATATTGACCTCGTGGAGAGACTCATCCGCCACTTTCTACAAAACGACGCCGTATCATTTTTATCATCTCCGTCGTTGACTGTGGTTGGGAAACTCATCGACGGAGCTCTTTGTGAAATCGCATCGGACGCTAATCTCAAACCGGAAAGATTCTACAGTTTAGCGGTTTCGCTACCAGATGAAGCAAGGCTATACGATGACGGACTCTACAGAGCCATCGATATATATCTCAAG TCGCATCCAAGGATATTGGAGGCAGAGAGGGAGAAGATATGTAGTGTGATGGACTTTCAAAAGCTGACTATAGAAGGTTGCACACACGCAGCGCAAAACGAGCGTCTGCCACTACGAGCCGTGGTAAAAGTCTTGTTCTTGGAGCAACTTCAGCTACGGACGTTAGTAACGGCAGTGACGGAACAAGACGGTGGTGAAACGGCTGGAGAGGCAAAGGTGGACTTTGGGGTATGGGAGAAAGTGGTGAAGGAGAATGAGGTGCTTCGCTTGGATATGGATGCGATGAGGACGCGTTTGTACCATCTAGAAAGCGAATATTTAAACTTGAAGGAAGTGATCGCAAAGATTGATAAGGAACGTTTGTATGTGGCGAATGCTAGGCCGCGAAAGTGGTCCATCAGCAACAAGTTCGGATGCAAATTCAAGACACAGGTCTGTGATTCGCATGAAGCAAAGATGGTCGATGGAAGATGTCAACGACGCTAA
- the LOC106454844 gene encoding BTB/POZ domain-containing protein At3g50840-like isoform X2: MGAEKQSSKGQAWFCTTGLSSDMEIEVDDMTYHLNKFLLMSKSRKLHQLITEQGQSDEKKKKRHEEDGDGYTLHIKLENFPGGPEIFEMVVKVCYGVKVNLSASTAVLLRCAAEELEMTEEYSPDNLILKTENFLSHSVLSNTQETIAALKACEPVTSLAESIGITKQCIDSIVSIASSSADPSLFGWPMNNSTKQHSKVLSEDLLELSFPIFKRVVQAMKAKDLSDNIVEISLIRYAKKHIPLITSRSSSSSTIASENQQRELLETIISYLPVHNSSATSTTRSLFGLLRSAIILNTSEKCRTVLEKKIGSHLEKATLDDLLIPSYSYLNETLYDIDLVERLIRHFLQNDAVSFLSSPSLTVVGKLIDGALCEIASDANLKPERFYSLAVSLPDEARLYDDGLYRAIDIYLKSHPRILEAEREKICSVMDFQKLTIEGCTHAAQNERLPLRAVVKVLFLEQLQLRTLVTAVTEQDGGETAGEAKVDFGVWEKVVKENEVLRLDMDAMRTRLYHLESEYLNLKEVIAKIDKERLYVANARPRKWSISNKFGCKFKTQVCDSHEAKMVDGRCQRR, translated from the exons ATGGGGGCAGAGAAGCAGAGCTCAAAGGGACAAGCATG GTTTTGTACCACTGGCTTATCTAGTGACATGGAAATAGAAGTGGATGATATGACATATCATCTCAATAAG TTCCTTCTAATGTCTAAAAGCAGAAAACTTCACCAGCTCATTACAGAGCAAGGACAGAgtgatgagaagaagaagaaacgccatgaagaagatggagacgGTTATACCCTTCACATAAAGCTTGAGAATTTCCCCGGAGGTCCAGAGATTTTCGAGATGGTTGTAAAGGTATGCTACGGCGTCAAAGTCAACCTCTCTGCTTCCACAGCCGTTCTACTCCGCTGCGCCGCCGAGGAGCTAGAAATGACGGAAGAGTACTCACCGGACAATCTAATTCTGAAGACGGAGAACTTTCTTTCACACTCTGTCTTGAGTAACACACAAGAAACCATTGCAGCCCTAAAAGCGTGCGAACCAGTCACTTCTCTAGCGGAATCAATCGGTATAACGAAACAGTGCATAGACTCCATCGTctccatagcttcttcatcagcCGATCCTTCGCTGTTCGGCTGGCCAATGAACAACTCGACGAAACAACATAGCAAGGTTTTGTCCGAAGATCTGTTGGAACTGAGCTTCCCGATCTTCAAACGTGTAGTACAAGCAATGAAAGCCAAAGATCTGAGTGACAACATAGTAGAGATCTCTCTGATTCGCTACGCCAAGAAACACATTCCGTTAATCACGTCAaggtcatcatcttcatcaaccaTAGCGTCAGAGAACCAACAGAGAGAGTTACTGGAGACGATCATCTCTTATCTTCCGGTACATAACTCCTCCGCAACCTCAACGACTAGGTCTCTCTTCGGCCTTTTACGATCAGCCATCATCCTCAACACCTCCGAGAAATGCCGCACCGTTCTTGAGAAGAAGATCGGTTCGCATTTGGAGAAAGCGACGCTTGACGATCTGCTCATCCCAAGTTACTCGTACCTCAACGAAACGTTATACGATATTGACCTCGTGGAGAGACTCATCCGCCACTTTCTACAAAACGACGCCGTATCATTTTTATCATCTCCGTCGTTGACTGTGGTTGGGAAACTCATCGACGGAGCTCTTTGTGAAATCGCATCGGACGCTAATCTCAAACCGGAAAGATTCTACAGTTTAGCGGTTTCGCTACCAGATGAAGCAAGGCTATACGATGACGGACTCTACAGAGCCATCGATATATATCTCAAG TCGCATCCAAGGATATTGGAGGCAGAGAGGGAGAAGATATGTAGTGTGATGGACTTTCAAAAGCTGACTATAGAAGGTTGCACACACGCAGCGCAAAACGAGCGTCTGCCACTACGAGCCGTGGTAAAAGTCTTGTTCTTGGAGCAACTTCAGCTACGGACGTTAGTAACGGCAGTGACGGAACAAGACGGTGGTGAAACGGCTGGAGAGGCAAAGGTGGACTTTGGGGTATGGGAGAAAGTGGTGAAGGAGAATGAGGTGCTTCGCTTGGATATGGATGCGATGAGGACGCGTTTGTACCATCTAGAAAGCGAATATTTAAACTTGAAGGAAGTGATCGCAAAGATTGATAAGGAACGTTTGTATGTGGCGAATGCTAGGCCGCGAAAGTGGTCCATCAGCAACAAGTTCGGATGCAAATTCAAGACACAGGTCTGTGATTCGCATGAAGCAAAGATGGTCGATGGAAGATGTCAACGACGCTAA
- the LOC106454845 gene encoding protein AE7-like 1, with protein MTLGLLNANPVVQAKKERLARTQDQHRDYDGLDTLDVYEYVRDIRDPEHPYSLEQLSVLSEDSITLDDKLNRILITFTPTIQHCRMATIIGLCLRAKLKECLPLHYKVDIRVSPGSHADEDSVNKQLNDKERVVAALENPNLRQLVDECICSNEI; from the exons atgacgCTGGGACTGTTAAACGCGAATCCAGTAGTGCAAGCTAAGAAGGAACGGCTAGCTCGTACACAAGATCAACACAGAGATTATGATGGCCTTGATACTCTCGACGTCTATG AGTATGTAAGAGACATAAGAGATCCGGAACACCCTTATTCCTTGGAGCAACTTAGTGTTCTGTCTGAAGATTCCATCACTCTCGATGACAAGCTCAATCGCATCCT AATAACGTTTACACCGACGATCCAGCATTGTAGAATGGCAACTATAATTGGTCTGTGTTTGAGAGCTAAGCTTAAAGAATGCTTGCCACTCCATTATAAG GTTGATATCAGAGTGTCTCCCGGTTCTCACGCCGATGAAGATTCAG TGAATAAACAGCTGAATGATAAAGAAAGAGTGGTAGCTGCATTGGAGAATCCTAATCTCCGTCAGCTTGTGGATGAGTGTATCTGCTCCAACGAGATATGA
- the LOC106451353 gene encoding cold-regulated 413 plasma membrane protein 2-like, whose amino-acid sequence MGRVDYLAMKTDLDKVALVNSDVEELKIAAKKLLTDVSNLGGLAFGVSFVKWIASFSAIYLLILDRTNWRTKMLTSLLIPYIFLTLPGVIFNFLSGDVGKWIAFVAVVLRLFFPKHFPDWLEMPGSLILLLVVSPHFLVHHIRGGWIGSVISLFIGCYLLQEHIRVSGGFRNSFTQPRGVSNTLGIILLLVYPVWALIIRVS is encoded by the exons ATGGGGCGTGTGGATTATCTGGCGATGAAGACAGACTTGGATAAGGTGGCTTTAGTCAATTCCGACGTGGAGGAGCTCAAGATCGCTGCCAAGAAACTCCTCACCGACGTTTCGAACCTTGGTGGCTTAGCCTTTGGTGTTTCCTTCGTCAAATGGATCGCTTCTTTCTCCGCCAT TTACTTGTTGATATTGGATCGTACCAATTGGAGAACCAAGATGCTTACTTCACTCTTGATTCCATACATCTTCCTCACCCTTCCTGGTGTCATTTTTAATTTCCTCAG TGGAGACGTTGGGAAATGGATAGCTTTCGTTGCTGTTGTGCTCAGACTTTTCTTCCCTAAGCATTTCCCAG ATTGGCTTGAGATGCCTGGTTCTCTGATCCTTCTGCTGGTAGTTTCTCCACACTTCCTTGTTCACCATATACGCGGAGGCTGGATTGGCTCTGTCATCAGCCTTTTCATTGGATGTTACCTTCTTCAAGAACATATCAGAGTGTCAGGTGGGTTCAGGAACTCGTTCACGCAGCCCCGTGGAGTTTCAAACACTTTGGGGATCATCCTTCTTCTTGTCTACCCTGTTTGGGCTCTTATCATCCGTGTTTCATAA